In Streptomyces chartreusis NRRL 3882, the following are encoded in one genomic region:
- a CDS encoding helix-turn-helix domain-containing protein — protein MAGREDGNRQQGTPAGPGPAWAEELLEHLRPAGRDVRRVVGWLAGAVRGSVALQDAAGNLLAGTRLPLDEGLVTDITAGRIASAAWESRERHQRLVRVEHPSHTCVLAVSRETPFDRRAADVVTHTAQVIELLLTARESTAAGHRLRRATSDLRLAILQLLMVEDTIAARRVAAGLWPGLLDADTARVYVVESDPAVRDRIAQECLAGTGEDALVVRCPAMDGHVIVVSPRDTTGETLRSLVDRHPDIFLGGSVRQSLARTATAYGQAVSALAVARFRPDKTAVYAERTHPERLMDPGALRGWTARVLRPLDTLPHHTRAELLATTRLGLEFTAVNAAKVLGVSRNTVRARMERVEALLGTDFADLTVRAVVHLALNTQIGLPDGRHPDDTGNSTLRLSDLLSGSAVRTWAQDLLGRLEADARNPRRTLRTWIAVGGNAERAAQALGMHAQTVREHVRSAEPVLERQLLAAGTDLYEVVLAHLAVGDLDLPALRRHD, from the coding sequence GTGGCTGGCCGAGAGGACGGGAACCGGCAGCAGGGGACACCGGCCGGGCCGGGCCCGGCGTGGGCGGAGGAACTGCTCGAGCACCTGCGCCCGGCGGGGCGCGACGTGCGCAGGGTCGTGGGCTGGCTCGCCGGCGCCGTGCGCGGGTCCGTGGCCCTTCAGGACGCCGCCGGGAACCTCCTGGCCGGAACCCGGCTCCCGCTGGACGAGGGCCTCGTCACGGACATCACCGCCGGCCGCATCGCCTCCGCCGCCTGGGAGAGCCGGGAGCGCCATCAGCGCCTGGTCAGGGTGGAACACCCGTCCCACACCTGCGTCCTGGCCGTCTCCCGCGAGACCCCCTTCGACCGCCGGGCCGCCGACGTCGTCACACACACCGCCCAGGTGATCGAGCTCCTGCTGACCGCGCGCGAGTCGACCGCGGCCGGGCACCGGCTCCGGCGGGCCACCTCCGACCTGCGCCTGGCGATCCTGCAACTGCTGATGGTCGAGGACACCATCGCCGCCCGCCGGGTCGCCGCCGGGCTCTGGCCCGGACTGCTCGACGCCGACACGGCCCGTGTGTACGTCGTCGAGTCCGACCCCGCCGTACGCGACCGGATCGCCCAGGAGTGCCTGGCCGGCACCGGGGAGGACGCCCTGGTCGTGCGCTGCCCGGCCATGGACGGCCACGTCATCGTCGTCAGCCCCCGTGACACCACCGGCGAGACCCTGCGGTCACTGGTCGACCGGCACCCGGACATCTTCCTCGGCGGCAGCGTCCGGCAGAGCCTCGCCCGGACCGCCACCGCGTACGGACAGGCCGTCAGCGCCCTCGCCGTCGCCCGTTTCCGGCCCGACAAGACGGCGGTCTACGCCGAGCGCACCCACCCCGAACGCCTCATGGACCCGGGGGCGCTGCGCGGCTGGACGGCCCGGGTGCTGCGCCCGCTCGACACCCTGCCGCACCACACCCGCGCCGAACTCCTCGCCACCACACGCCTCGGCCTGGAGTTCACCGCCGTCAACGCCGCCAAGGTCCTCGGCGTCAGCCGCAACACGGTCCGCGCCCGTATGGAACGCGTGGAGGCCCTGCTCGGCACCGACTTCGCCGACCTCACGGTCCGGGCCGTCGTCCACCTGGCGCTCAACACCCAGATCGGCCTGCCCGACGGCCGGCACCCCGACGACACCGGCAACTCCACGCTCCGGCTCTCCGACCTGCTGTCCGGGTCCGCCGTACGCACCTGGGCCCAGGACCTGCTGGGCCGGCTGGAGGCGGACGCCCGGAACCCGCGCCGGACGCTGCGCACCTGGATCGCCGTGGGCGGCAACGCCGAACGGGCCGCGCAGGCCCTGGGCATGCACGCGCAGACCGTGCGCGAGCACGTCCGCAGCGCCGAACCCGTGCTGGAACGCCAGCTCCTCGCCGCGGGTACCGACCTGTACGAGGTCGTGCTGGCCCACCTGGCCGTCGGTGACCTCGATCTGCCGGCTCTGCGCCGCCACGACTGA